In one Mesorhizobium australicum genomic region, the following are encoded:
- a CDS encoding class I SAM-dependent methyltransferase: protein MAAGDDAQRTLFHPFETGDMDVPGKGARVLFLGAEPGFRLPEGFAAELTLVQGFRPDFLKLKAGRHRVVPVADGEGYDLVLVLTGKHKGLNEILIAEAMRRGSPASVILVAGSKDDGIASLRKRLEALAPIEGSLSKFHGQAFWLHRPADARAVAAMLENPHREALIGGRFRATPGMFSHDRIDAGSRLLAQHIPPDLSGAVADFCAGWGYLAAEALERCAGVASLDLFEADFASLEAAKLNLADARVPVGFHWADLASEPVPRKFDAIVMNPPFHQGRAADPAIGNAMIRAASAALKPNGRLYMVANRGLPYEAALSAGFRQSGELVRDQTYKVLWARR from the coding sequence ATGGCAGCCGGTGATGACGCCCAGCGCACTCTCTTCCATCCCTTCGAGACCGGCGACATGGACGTGCCGGGCAAAGGCGCGCGGGTGCTGTTCCTCGGCGCCGAGCCCGGCTTTCGCCTGCCGGAGGGCTTCGCTGCCGAGCTCACGCTCGTGCAAGGGTTTCGCCCGGATTTCCTCAAGCTGAAGGCCGGCCGGCACAGGGTCGTGCCGGTGGCGGACGGGGAGGGATACGATCTCGTCCTCGTCTTGACGGGCAAGCACAAGGGGTTGAACGAGATCCTGATCGCCGAGGCGATGCGGCGCGGTTCGCCGGCGTCCGTCATTCTCGTGGCCGGCAGCAAGGACGACGGCATAGCCAGCCTGCGCAAGCGGCTGGAGGCGCTGGCTCCGATTGAGGGAAGCCTCTCCAAGTTCCACGGCCAGGCTTTCTGGCTGCATCGGCCGGCGGATGCGCGCGCTGTGGCCGCCATGCTGGAGAACCCCCACAGGGAGGCTCTCATCGGCGGCCGCTTTCGCGCAACCCCCGGCATGTTCTCGCACGACCGTATCGACGCCGGTTCGCGGCTCCTGGCGCAGCATATACCGCCCGATCTCTCGGGCGCGGTGGCGGACTTCTGTGCCGGCTGGGGCTATCTTGCCGCCGAGGCCCTGGAGCGATGCGCGGGCGTCGCCTCGCTCGATCTGTTCGAGGCCGATTTTGCTTCACTGGAAGCCGCGAAGCTCAACCTTGCCGACGCGCGCGTGCCGGTGGGCTTCCACTGGGCCGATCTCGCTTCCGAGCCCGTGCCGCGCAAGTTCGATGCGATCGTCATGAACCCGCCGTTCCACCAGGGGCGCGCGGCGGACCCGGCTATCGGCAATGCGATGATCCGCGCCGCGAGCGCGGCGCTCAAGCCGAACGGCCGGCTCTATATGGTCGCCAATCGCGGCCTGCCGTACGAGGCGGCGTTGTCCGCGGGCTTCCGTCAGTCCGGCGAGCTCGTTCGCGACCAGACCTACAAGGTGCTGTGGGCGCGGCGCTGA
- a CDS encoding lysylphosphatidylglycerol synthase transmembrane domain-containing protein, with product MKLRKFFWPIVGSAAVVFSIWLLYHELRGVSLEEMTTSFARISLHSWLLAILSTFVAYGALAGYDNIALKYLNRKVPWLFITIGSFTTYAISHNVGASVLSGAVVRYRAYGSKGLTMAEVGVLVAFCSFTFAIGVLFLTGLVLVIEPEIVDRFVDILPTDFSRGTGYLLLALIGLYVAGSLLKLRPLNIRGFQLSYPSPSIVARQLVIGPIEIIGAAGIVYFALPDAGNPGYLVILGIFLISFSVALLSHAPGGLGVLELVFVHALSEMDPADVIAALVVFRLLYLIIPFVIAIVVILAFEHSRLGQD from the coding sequence ATGAAGCTCAGGAAGTTCTTTTGGCCGATCGTCGGCAGCGCGGCCGTGGTCTTCTCGATCTGGCTGCTCTATCACGAACTGCGCGGTGTCTCCCTTGAAGAGATGACGACCAGCTTCGCGCGGATTTCGCTGCACAGCTGGCTTCTGGCGATCCTCTCCACCTTCGTCGCCTACGGCGCGCTCGCCGGCTACGACAACATCGCGCTGAAATACCTGAACCGGAAGGTGCCGTGGCTGTTCATCACCATCGGCTCCTTCACCACCTATGCGATCTCGCACAATGTCGGGGCCTCGGTGCTGTCGGGCGCCGTGGTACGCTACAGGGCCTATGGGTCGAAGGGGCTGACCATGGCGGAGGTCGGCGTGCTCGTCGCCTTCTGCTCCTTCACCTTCGCCATCGGGGTGCTGTTCCTGACCGGGCTCGTCCTCGTGATCGAGCCGGAGATCGTCGACAGGTTCGTCGATATCCTGCCGACCGATTTCTCGCGCGGCACCGGCTATCTTCTGCTGGCCCTGATCGGCCTCTATGTGGCGGGCAGCCTGCTGAAGCTGCGGCCGCTCAATATCAGGGGTTTTCAGCTGAGCTATCCGTCGCCGTCGATCGTGGCGCGGCAGCTGGTGATCGGACCGATCGAGATCATCGGCGCGGCGGGTATCGTCTATTTCGCCCTGCCCGATGCCGGAAATCCCGGCTATCTCGTCATCCTCGGCATCTTCCTGATCTCGTTCTCGGTCGCGCTCCTGTCGCATGCGCCGGGCGGGCTCGGCGTGCTCGAACTCGTCTTCGTGCATGCGCTGTCGGAGATGGATCCGGCCGACGTGATCGCAGCGCTCGTCGTGTTCCGCCTGCTCTACCTGATCATCCCCTTCGTGATCGCGATCGTGGTCATCCTTGCCTTCGAGCACTCCCGCCTCGGACAAGACTGA
- a CDS encoding putative bifunctional diguanylate cyclase/phosphodiesterase, whose product MQTYANPTRSPLFRLITIAAAGISSFVLGLWALRMGFGAQLGGMTPSALGGIIASLCALAAAGSSLSFFAGIDESASFVHNETQVDKLTGLHSRQAMIGRIAAAAAATVQDGKPVFLIDIDIDRFKQINDAIGYTQGDELIRAFATRLRDHVPPGSEIGRIGAGEFAILVPDGRILSIDRMVERLIETMMEPYRLTTHLQSVNLSVGMVAMPKDGRDPIVLLRRSNLALQNARASGIGNWSVFHPDMGQIADYRQWIESELHAAFQRGDFDVYYQPQHDLATDRVIGYEALLRWRHPKRGMIPPAEFVPVAEETGMVVPIGEWVLRKACTDLKSLPQDMSIAVNISPVQMMTKDFVSRVRAVIAETGVNPSRLELEVTETAMMQDRERAAQVMRQLGDMGISVAVDDFGTGYSNLSYLIDFPFQKLKIDRSFVNRIDKDNGGAVVSTIVGLSRALGVRTIAEGVETEDQATLLRAAGCDVVQGFLYGRPGPLAAMGLDTRPVAAGATVH is encoded by the coding sequence ATGCAGACGTATGCAAATCCGACTCGCAGTCCGCTGTTCCGGCTGATCACCATCGCCGCCGCAGGCATATCCAGCTTCGTGCTCGGCCTGTGGGCGCTGCGTATGGGCTTCGGCGCGCAGCTGGGCGGTATGACGCCCTCGGCGCTGGGCGGGATCATCGCCTCGCTCTGCGCGCTCGCAGCGGCGGGTTCCTCGCTGTCCTTCTTCGCGGGCATCGACGAGTCCGCCAGCTTCGTCCACAACGAGACGCAGGTGGACAAGCTGACCGGCCTGCATTCGCGCCAGGCCATGATCGGCAGGATCGCGGCCGCCGCCGCGGCGACCGTGCAGGACGGAAAGCCCGTCTTCCTGATCGACATCGACATCGACCGCTTCAAGCAGATCAACGACGCCATCGGCTACACGCAGGGCGACGAACTGATCCGCGCCTTCGCCACGCGCCTGCGCGACCACGTGCCGCCGGGATCCGAGATCGGCCGCATCGGCGCGGGCGAGTTCGCGATCCTGGTTCCGGACGGGCGCATCCTTTCGATCGACCGGATGGTCGAGAGGCTCATCGAGACCATGATGGAGCCCTATCGCCTGACGACGCACCTGCAGTCGGTGAACCTGTCGGTGGGCATGGTCGCCATGCCGAAGGACGGGCGCGACCCGATCGTGCTCCTGCGGCGCTCCAACCTCGCGCTGCAGAATGCGAGGGCGAGCGGCATCGGCAACTGGTCGGTGTTCCACCCCGACATGGGACAGATCGCAGACTACCGGCAGTGGATCGAATCCGAGCTGCATGCCGCCTTCCAGCGCGGCGACTTCGACGTGTACTACCAGCCGCAACATGACCTCGCCACCGACAGGGTGATCGGCTACGAGGCCCTGCTGCGGTGGCGGCACCCCAAGCGCGGCATGATTCCGCCGGCGGAGTTCGTGCCGGTCGCCGAGGAGACCGGAATGGTCGTGCCGATCGGCGAGTGGGTGCTGCGCAAGGCCTGTACGGACCTCAAGTCGCTGCCTCAGGACATGTCCATCGCGGTCAACATCTCGCCGGTGCAGATGATGACCAAGGACTTCGTCTCGCGCGTCCGCGCCGTCATCGCCGAGACGGGCGTGAACCCGTCGCGGCTGGAGCTGGAGGTGACGGAGACGGCCATGATGCAGGACCGTGAGCGCGCGGCCCAGGTCATGCGGCAGCTGGGCGACATGGGCATTTCCGTCGCGGTCGACGATTTCGGCACCGGCTATTCGAACCTCAGCTACCTGATCGACTTCCCCTTCCAGAAGCTCAAGATCGACCGCTCCTTCGTCAACCGCATCGACAAGGACAATGGCGGCGCGGTGGTATCGACCATCGTGGGCCTCTCGCGCGCGCTCGGCGTGCGCACGATCGCGGAAGGCGTCGAGACGGAGGACCAGGCGACGCTGCTGCGCGCCGCGGGGTGCGACGTGGTGCAGGGCTTCCTCTACGGACGGCCGGGTCCCCTGGCCGCGATGGGGTTGGATACCCGGCCGGTCGCCGCGGGCGCCACGGTTCACTGA
- the fabI gene encoding enoyl-ACP reductase FabI, with protein sequence MNGLMKGKRGLIMGVANDHSIAWGIAQTLHAQGAEMAFTYQGEAFGRRVRPLAEKVGAKLVLPCDVEDSASVDSVFDALKAEWGTIDFIVHAIGFSDKNELKGLYADTTKENFIRTMVISCYSFTEVARKAAAMMNEGGSMITLTYAGSVRVMPNYNVMGVAKAGLEASVRYLANDFGPRNIRVNAISAGPVRTLAGAGISDARHMFSYQARNSPLRRTVSLEEVGGSALYLLSHLSGGVTGEIHYVDSGYHIVSMPTLDELKRTDDGA encoded by the coding sequence ATGAACGGACTGATGAAGGGCAAGCGCGGCCTGATCATGGGGGTCGCGAACGATCATTCCATTGCCTGGGGCATCGCCCAGACGCTTCACGCGCAGGGCGCGGAGATGGCCTTCACCTATCAGGGCGAGGCTTTCGGACGTCGCGTCAGGCCGCTGGCCGAGAAGGTCGGCGCGAAGCTCGTCCTGCCCTGCGACGTCGAGGACAGCGCCTCCGTCGACAGCGTGTTCGACGCGCTGAAGGCCGAATGGGGCACGATCGACTTCATCGTCCACGCCATCGGCTTCTCCGACAAGAACGAGCTGAAGGGCCTCTATGCCGACACGACGAAGGAGAACTTCATCCGCACGATGGTGATCTCCTGCTATTCGTTCACCGAGGTCGCGCGCAAGGCCGCCGCGATGATGAACGAGGGCGGCTCGATGATCACGCTCACCTATGCCGGCTCGGTGCGGGTGATGCCGAACTACAACGTCATGGGCGTCGCCAAGGCCGGGCTCGAGGCCAGCGTGCGCTACCTCGCGAACGATTTCGGGCCGCGCAACATCCGCGTCAATGCGATCTCCGCCGGACCGGTGCGCACGCTCGCCGGCGCCGGCATCTCGGACGCCCGCCACATGTTCTCCTACCAGGCGCGCAACTCCCCTCTCAGGCGAACGGTGAGCCTGGAGGAAGTGGGCGGCTCGGCCCTCTACCTGCTCTCGCACCTGTCGGGCGGGGTGACAGGAGAGATCCACTACGTCGATTCCGGCTACCACATCGTCTCGATGCCGACGCTGGACGAACTGAAGCGGACGGACGACGGCGCCTGA
- the fabB gene encoding beta-ketoacyl-ACP synthase I has translation MRRVVVTGLGIVSSIGNNADEVRESLRDAKSGISFSPDFAEHGFRCQVWGAPTLDPTDLVDRRALRFLHKGGAWNHVAMQQAIADAGLEEGDITNERTGIIMGSGGPSTRIIVEAAETTIKNNSPKRIGPFAVPKAMSSTASATLATWFKIHGVNYSISSACSTSAHCIGNAAEMIQWGKQDVMFAGGHEDLDWTMSNLFDAMGAMSSKFNNRPDVASRAYDVDRDGFVIAGGAGVLVLEEYERAKARGAKIYCELTGYGATSDGYDMVAPSGEGAVRCMRQALATVKGPVDYINTHGTSTPVGDSKEMGAIREVFGDALPHISSTKSLTGHSLGAAGVQESIYSILMMQAGFIGESAHIETLDPEFEGMPVVRKRIDNARIDTVLSNSFGFGGTNATLVFQRVAD, from the coding sequence ATGAGACGAGTCGTCGTCACCGGTCTCGGCATCGTATCGTCGATCGGCAACAATGCGGACGAGGTGCGCGAATCCCTGCGCGATGCGAAGTCGGGCATCAGCTTTTCGCCGGATTTCGCCGAACACGGCTTCCGCTGCCAGGTCTGGGGCGCGCCGACGCTCGATCCCACGGACCTTGTCGACCGTCGCGCCCTGCGCTTCCTGCACAAGGGCGGCGCCTGGAACCACGTCGCCATGCAGCAGGCCATCGCGGATGCGGGGCTGGAAGAGGGCGACATTACCAACGAGCGCACCGGCATCATCATGGGCTCGGGCGGCCCCTCGACCCGAATCATCGTCGAGGCGGCTGAGACCACCATCAAGAACAACAGCCCGAAGCGGATCGGTCCGTTCGCCGTGCCGAAGGCCATGTCCTCGACGGCGTCCGCGACGCTCGCCACGTGGTTCAAGATCCACGGCGTCAACTATTCGATCTCGTCGGCCTGCTCCACCTCGGCGCACTGCATCGGCAACGCGGCCGAGATGATCCAGTGGGGCAAGCAGGACGTGATGTTCGCCGGCGGCCACGAGGACCTCGACTGGACGATGTCGAACCTGTTCGACGCGATGGGCGCGATGTCCTCCAAGTTCAACAACCGGCCGGATGTCGCCTCGCGCGCCTACGACGTCGACCGCGACGGCTTCGTGATCGCGGGCGGCGCCGGCGTGCTGGTGCTCGAGGAATACGAACGCGCCAAGGCGCGCGGCGCCAAGATCTATTGCGAGCTCACCGGCTATGGCGCCACCTCGGACGGCTACGACATGGTGGCCCCTTCAGGCGAAGGCGCGGTGCGCTGCATGCGTCAGGCGCTGGCGACCGTGAAGGGACCGGTCGATTACATCAACACCCACGGCACCTCGACGCCGGTCGGCGATTCGAAGGAGATGGGCGCCATCCGCGAGGTGTTCGGCGACGCGCTCCCGCACATCTCCTCCACCAAGTCGCTCACCGGCCATTCGCTGGGAGCGGCCGGCGTGCAGGAATCGATCTATTCGATCCTGATGATGCAGGCTGGCTTCATCGGTGAAAGCGCCCACATCGAGACGCTCGATCCCGAATTCGAAGGCATGCCGGTCGTGCGCAAGCGGATCGACAATGCGAGGATCGACACCGTCCTGTCCAATTCCTTCGGGTTCGGCGGCACCAATGCGACGCTGGTCTTCCAGCGCGTGGCAGACTGA
- the fabA gene encoding 3-hydroxyacyl-[acyl-carrier-protein] dehydratase FabA produces MAEKKSSYGYDELLACAKGELFGPGNAQLPYPPMLMFDRITDISETGGAFDKGFIRADFAIHRDLWFFPCHFIDNPIMPGCLGLDALWQLTGFYLGWLGEPGKGMALSTGEVKFKGMVTPKTKLVEYGVDFKRVMRGRLVLGIADGWLKADGETIYTATDLKVGLAKQEAAA; encoded by the coding sequence ATGGCCGAAAAGAAATCCAGCTACGGCTACGACGAGCTCCTCGCCTGCGCGAAGGGCGAGTTGTTCGGCCCTGGCAACGCTCAACTTCCCTATCCGCCGATGCTGATGTTCGACCGCATCACCGACATCAGCGAGACCGGCGGGGCGTTCGACAAGGGCTTCATCCGCGCCGATTTCGCGATTCATCGCGACCTCTGGTTCTTCCCCTGCCATTTTATCGACAATCCGATCATGCCAGGGTGTCTCGGCCTCGACGCGCTGTGGCAGCTTACGGGATTCTATCTCGGCTGGCTCGGCGAACCGGGCAAGGGCATGGCGCTCTCGACCGGAGAGGTGAAGTTCAAGGGCATGGTCACGCCGAAGACGAAGCTGGTCGAATACGGCGTCGACTTCAAGCGCGTGATGCGCGGGCGGTTGGTGCTCGGCATCGCCGACGGCTGGCTGAAGGCGGACGGCGAGACCATCTATACGGCGACCGACCTGAAGGTCGGCCTCGCCAAGCAGGAAGCAGCGGCCTAG
- the irrA gene encoding iron response transcriptional regulator IrrA: MDKATQTIGPDVETRVREAGLRPTRQRVSLASLLFAKGDRHLTAEELHEEALGVGVAVSLATVYNTLHQFTEAGMLRILAVEGAKTYFDTNTSDHHHFYVEGENKVLDIEAGPVTVSNVPAPPPGMEIANIDIVIRLRPKRGR, from the coding sequence ATGGACAAGGCGACCCAAACGATCGGACCTGATGTCGAGACGCGTGTGCGCGAGGCGGGGCTTCGCCCCACGCGGCAACGCGTTTCCCTCGCATCGCTGCTGTTCGCCAAGGGCGACCGCCATCTGACGGCCGAGGAGCTTCACGAGGAAGCGCTGGGCGTCGGCGTCGCGGTGTCGCTCGCCACGGTCTACAACACCTTGCACCAGTTCACCGAAGCCGGGATGCTGCGCATCCTGGCCGTCGAAGGGGCGAAGACCTATTTCGACACCAACACGTCCGACCATCATCATTTCTATGTCGAGGGCGAGAACAAGGTTCTCGACATCGAGGCCGGGCCGGTGACCGTGAGCAACGTGCCGGCGCCGCCGCCCGGCATGGAGATCGCCAACATCGACATCGTCATCCGCCTGCGCCCGAAGCGCGGCCGCTGA
- a CDS encoding SH3 domain-containing protein → MSRYLSLRLALCAGLAGFALNVASPVLPSVGEAAAQAVGPNKSGLPLPRFVTLKSGRVNLRIGPGRNYPVEWMYLKSGLPVEIIQEYDNWRRIRDSEGTEGWINQSLLSGKRSGIAAPWFKGKETTIQMRADPAEDARLVATIEPGAMGEIQTCNGNWCQMRFDRYKGWVPQNLIWGAYPDETIED, encoded by the coding sequence GTGTCGCGTTATCTGTCGCTTCGACTGGCTCTTTGCGCGGGTCTGGCAGGCTTCGCGCTCAACGTCGCCTCCCCGGTGCTGCCGTCGGTGGGCGAGGCCGCGGCGCAGGCGGTCGGCCCCAACAAGAGCGGCCTGCCCCTTCCCCGCTTCGTCACGCTGAAATCCGGCCGCGTGAACCTGCGCATCGGGCCCGGCCGCAACTATCCTGTCGAGTGGATGTATCTGAAGTCCGGCCTGCCGGTCGAGATCATCCAGGAATACGACAACTGGCGGCGCATCCGCGATTCGGAAGGCACGGAGGGCTGGATCAACCAGTCGCTGCTGTCGGGCAAGCGCAGCGGCATCGCGGCTCCCTGGTTCAAGGGCAAGGAGACCACGATCCAGATGCGCGCCGATCCGGCCGAGGATGCGCGGCTGGTCGCCACGATCGAGCCCGGCGCCATGGGCGAAATCCAGACCTGCAACGGCAATTGGTGCCAGATGCGGTTCGACCGCTACAAGGGCTGGGTGCCGCAGAACCTGATCTGGGGCGCTTATCCGGACGAAACGATCGAAGACTGA
- a CDS encoding 2-hydroxyacid dehydrogenase, whose protein sequence is MPGKKKPLVVITRKLPDPVETRMRELFDARLNLDDHPMSQPELVAAIREADVLVPTVTDRIDAALIAQAGPNLKLIANFGNGVDNIDIPAAQKQGITVTNTPNVLNEDTADMTMALMLAVPRRLVEGANVLQGDGGAWQGWSPTWMLGRRIWGKRLGIVGMGRIGTAVARRAKAFGLSIHYHNRKHVAPAIEEELEATYWESLDQMLARMDIVSVNCPSTPATYHLLSARRLALMQPTAYVVNTARGEIIDEDALVKMIEQGKLAGAGLDVFAHEPAVSPKLVKLARKGKVVILPHMGSATLEGRIDMGEKVIINIRTFFDGHRPPDRVLPIRN, encoded by the coding sequence ATGCCGGGGAAGAAGAAGCCTCTCGTCGTCATCACGCGCAAGCTGCCGGATCCGGTCGAGACCCGGATGCGCGAACTGTTCGACGCGCGGCTGAACCTCGACGACCATCCGATGAGCCAGCCCGAACTGGTGGCGGCGATTCGCGAGGCGGACGTGCTCGTCCCGACCGTCACCGACCGCATCGACGCGGCCCTGATCGCCCAGGCCGGACCGAACCTGAAGCTGATCGCCAATTTCGGCAACGGCGTCGACAATATCGACATCCCCGCCGCCCAGAAGCAGGGCATCACCGTCACCAACACGCCGAATGTCCTCAACGAGGACACCGCCGACATGACGATGGCGCTGATGCTCGCCGTGCCGCGCCGCCTCGTCGAGGGCGCGAACGTGCTGCAGGGCGACGGCGGAGCCTGGCAGGGCTGGTCGCCGACCTGGATGCTCGGCCGCCGCATCTGGGGCAAGCGCCTGGGTATCGTCGGCATGGGCCGCATCGGCACTGCGGTCGCCCGCCGCGCCAAGGCCTTCGGCCTGTCGATCCATTATCACAACCGCAAGCACGTCGCGCCCGCGATCGAGGAGGAACTCGAGGCCACCTACTGGGAGAGCCTCGACCAGATGCTGGCGCGCATGGACATCGTGTCGGTCAACTGCCCGTCGACGCCGGCGACCTATCACCTGCTCTCGGCCCGCCGGCTCGCGCTGATGCAGCCGACGGCCTATGTCGTCAACACCGCCCGCGGCGAGATCATCGACGAGGACGCGCTGGTGAAGATGATCGAGCAGGGCAAGCTCGCGGGCGCCGGCCTCGACGTCTTCGCCCACGAGCCGGCGGTGAGCCCGAAGCTGGTGAAGCTCGCCAGGAAGGGCAAGGTCGTGATCCTGCCGCACATGGGCTCGGCGACCCTCGAAGGCCGCATCGACATGGGCGAGAAGGTGATCATCAACATCCGCACCTTCTTCGACGGCCACCGGCCGCCGGATCGCGTGCTGCCGATCCGGAACTAG